The nucleotide window TCATTCCAATAGTCGTATGCTTTTATCCGTACATATTGAAGAAAATCAAATACATCCGCCTGATGGTCCTCTTGCATTTTTTTAATGATCGCCTCAACCTTTTTCTGCATTTCCTGTTCGACAGCTTCTTCGAGCTGATCCAGGTTTTTTTGATTATTGATCTCCATGCCATCGATCCAATCTTCAGCCAAAAGGCCTTCTGTTTGAATGTGAACCTGAAAATAATCTTCTCCTTGCTTACGCTCATAGGATATATCGGGATTCAAGTTCATAATCTCAAAGTTAAAAACGCCTCTATCCTCAAAAGGAACCTCTAAGACGCCTTTTTCTGCTTCTCCGACGACTAAATTAAACCCTTCGATATCTTCCTCCGCTAAGGTGCCAATCATTGTGTTGGTTTTTCCTAAAAAAATCGCCCCTCCGTCAATTTTTATCGTATTTTCTTCGTCCACTCTCACAAGAGGAATCAAATAACTCCTTCGACCGATGGCTTGGTCTGCCATGTCCCCCATTGTTAGCTCCTTAGGCATTTGTAAAACAGAGCGTTGCCTTTCCGCTAGAATGGGAATAGACATGGCCGGCATATCTTCTAAATCAACATCAACTTCAAAAATAGATTTTGCTTCACTTGAAGAAACAAAGATGAGGTTTCTTGTTCGCATTTCATGATCTCGGTAAAAGAAATCCAGAAGATGACTCGTCAATCCCTCTTTGGCCAATTCCTGGTTCAAAATGATCACCTGCAGATGCTCGAAGTTTGTTCTACGGCTCGTTTTCGTTGAAATTTCACGAGAAACTTGCATATCCGTTAAGTCGGATCCAGTGACGTTAAAATATGCTTGCTGCGTACCGCCTCCCTCCGACTCCACTTTTAGCGCCTCTGGTACAGCGATTTGATATGTCGTTATCTGAGTGTCATCTTCCCCCGGATCCATTGCCACCCCCATAACAAAACCCAATTCTTCGATTTCTCTTAAGTCCCAGCAACCAACGAGAGAGGATATGAATATGACAATGATCAGAAATCGAAGCATGAACGTTCTCATCTGCCCACATCCTTAAGGTTATGTCGATGCTTACGGTTCCAATAAGTTAAATAACCGCAACTCAGGCCTGCAAGAATTAATATCAGTCCTAAACTGTTAACCCAGTGCCTCATGATAAAGGCTTCAGTGATTGACTGTGGTACAAAGGCTAAGCAGATCACGATAAAGGCTACACTAGCTGTTACCCAGATTTTGTTGACCCGAGGAACAAAGTGGGCTTGAATATTGTGGACAGCCAAAAGATAGCTGATGGACAAAGCATTGAAAATAGACATCACCCAAACCGTAAGCATGAGGGACTCAACACGCTCGAAAAATCCGCCGGGGATTTCAATTTCTTTAGCTAGTTCAACTGTAGGGAAGGTTATAAGTTTTGTAGACTGGAGGCTAAAAATCGCAATACAGCCCATCGTTACCAGTACATTCAGGGTCATAAGGATCATGATGGAAACATTCAAAGGGAATGCTCTAATCTGTGATGCCTTCATGGATGACATAAAGAAAAATAACATTTCAATCCCTATAAAAGCTGGAAATGCCACCGTCATTCCTCTTAATATAGGGGACACTCCTTCAGGAAATAACGGACGTAATTCATGTAGATTTACGTTTGGTATATTAAAAGCCAGCATGAAAATGATAACCAGAAATGTTATAGGAACAAACATCAAGTTTAGATGAATAATGCCTTGGGTTCCTTTGGAAACAGCATAAGCTGCTAATAATACAATCAAAGCTGTCGTAAACTCGGAAGGCGTATAGATCAGTAAGTACAGCTTTACAACGTCACCAAAAATATGTAATTGATAAGCCATTAAACTGACGAAAAAAATAACAAAAAAAAGCGCTAGCCCTTTTGAAATCCAATATCCAAATTTACCTTGTCCAATAAATTCAAGAAGGTTTTGACCCGGATATTTGCGTTGCAAGTGGGTATACAGTGAAATGACCACCATTGTGAGAAAACCATAGAGAATAATTACAATCCAGCTATCTGCTGTCTGCATCACTTCCGTTAATTCACGGGGAGAACTGAGAAATCCAACGCTCGGCGTTGCAGCTAAAAGAGAAACTGCCATTTCATGAGCCTTGATCTGATATGTTTCCCGATTAGTCATTCTCTTTAATCTCTCCCAAGATTTTTCGTCGTTTGCGTTGATTGGCCTCGTTTTTCCATGGTGATGCAGTAACCTCATTCAACCATTTATTTACATAATAAGCGGAAATAATGAAAAGAGAGGTACTGCCGGCTATCATTAATGACAGCCCTGTAGGCAACAAACTTAACAGACGGCTCCACAATTCTTCCACATGACTCACCTCTTCCTTTCAGAGCTACTTAGGGACTGCTGAATAACGGAAAAAGACTGGCATATAAGCATTGTCCGTTGGTGTTGTCAAAGCTGGATGCAAGGAAATCCATCTATAAACAAAAAACCCTTGCACTTCTGGCAACATATGGTGGGACGGTGCTGCAATGGCGTAGACATCAAAGCGGACGCGTCGAGCACCCACAGCGCCGGTTTTGCGCGAGGAGGCTTGACCGTTCGTCCGCGGAAAGCGAAGCCATGGAAGCGGCATCCCGGCTTCAGCTGATAGCTGCAAGTTGTTCAGCAATCCATAATTATTGGAAGACTTCATGTGTTATCATGATCAAACATCCCGAAATTATGTATAGCGTAAAAACTTTACTCGTAAACGTCTTTAATGATCAGATTTTTTGAAATTTTTATTTGAGGTCATCGTTATTCAACTTTGCTGTTCCGCCTGCGGATGAAAAGTAATGCCTTTTAGGAGTAGTACCAGAGAACATAAATGGAAGTAAGTGTGTGCAGTCGTCTGTTTCAGAAATTGTTTCTCCCTTTATTCGCCATACCCATATTTCCTCCCGACGGTACTCATAAGAAGGGCCGGTGTTCATCTCAGAGCAGATTGACCTTCGTTTGAGGGATTACATTGCTTCTCTTGTTCCTCTCGAAGTGGCTCGATCTCATCAGAGGGATTACAAGCGATAACACATTAAGGGAAACAATTTCTGGGATAGATTACTAGTACAGAGTGGTTGCATTAATCACTCACACCAGTGATACAGCCATTCTAAACACGTCATAGCGTGGTTTAACGATTTTCCAGAAATCCCGCCTTCGTTGATTCATCTTTTTAAAGATGGACCCCTCCCTGTGTGCCCCAAATTGAAGTTTTTTCTCTTTTCAAGGACGATGGACCTTCCCGCGCACTTTATTGGGGAATCATTCCAATAGGGTGTGACAGTATCTTTTTATATAGTATTGGAGGATTTGCAAAATGACTCGGGGAGGTGAATTGGTATTAGGCCTTATCGGTGTTGTTTTCACTTTGATTCTGGGCGCATTTCTGGGTTTTATCATTGTAGGATTTCAAGCCTTAATAAGGGCATATGAACAAGACATGATCAATGACCCTACGGTTCCCTCACACGAGGTTGAAGGCGCCACCACTTTCTTTGGATTCCTCGCTTCACTGGGATGGTGGGCTTTTGCAATGCATATCATTGGGCTTATTTTAGGGTTTGTTGCCCTCATTATGTTAAAAAATAATCCCACAACATCAGGTATTTTATATATCATCGCCGGTGGACCGATGTTACTTCTCAGCTTCGGAATATCGTTGATTCCATCTGTTTTATTCATAATCGCGGGCATTAGGTGCCTCGTTAGGAAACCACCTGTTTCATTCGAATATGCACAACCTTATTGAACGCTTGCCCTACATTAGAAAACTTGACTTTTCGCCATGCCTTTATGGCGAAAAATCTTAGTTGCACTTATGTAGGTAATAAAGTTGATTTATACTTTCTTACCTACTAAAAAAGCCGCATTTTCTCCATCGAAAATGCGGCTTTTTTCATTTCACACGTTTTGCAACACCTTTTCTTCTGCATCCCAAAAATCGGAAACATTCTCATCAAGACGAAGAGAGTGCGCTGTTGACGTATGAATGTCACGGAAAAGATCCGGGTTCTCTGACAGTGACACGCCATAAGAAGGGATCATTTCCTTTATTCTCGGTTCCCATTCTTTCATTTCTTGCGGAAAACATTTTTCCAAGACGTCAAGCATCACGTGAACGGCAGTGGAAGCACCCGGAGAAGCACCGAGCAGAGCAGCTATCGATCCGTCATCGGCACTAACAACTTCCGTGCCAAATTGAAGTGTTCCTTTTCCGGAAGCCTCGGTATCTTTGATCACTTGTACACGTTGGCCCGCTGTCACTAACTCCCAATCTTCGATTCTGGCATTTGGAATAAACTCCCGCAATTCTTCCATGCGTTGTTTTTTCGATAACATTAATTGTTTGATCAGGTATTTTGTCAGTGGAATGTTTTTTGCGCCTGCGGCCAGCATTGTTGTGAGATTATCCGATTTTACGGAAGTGGCCAAATCGAATATGGAACCTGTTTTTAAAAACTTTGGCGAGAAACCGGCAAACGGTCCAAACAGCAACGTTTTTTTGTCGTCGATGTATCTGGTATCAAGATGCGGAACCGACATTGGGGGTGCTCCGACCTTCGCCTTGCCGTACACTTTTGCCTGATGCTGCTCGACAACTTCCGGATTGTTGCACGCCATAAAAAGCCCGCTCACCGGAAACCCTCCAACATGTTTCCCTTCAGGAATACCGGATTTCTGCAGCAAATGCAGGCTTCTCCCCCCTGCGCCGATAAAGACGAACTTTGCCGTATGGTGTTCGATGTTGTCGTTGGCCATATCATGCACTTTTACTTCCCACGAGCCGTCGCTCGTCTGTTTAAGATCTTCAACACTATGCCGGTAATGGATATCAACATTATTGTTTTGCAGGTGATCAAGCAACAAGCGTGTTAAAGCTCCAAAATTAACATCCGTTCCCGAATCGATTTTGGTTGCCGCGATCGGTTCATTTGATGTACGGCCTTCCATGATCAGCGGTATCCATTCCTTAAGTTTTTCGGGATCATCGGAATACTCCATCTCTTGAAACAGCGGATCATTGGACAGCGTTTCATAGCGTTTTTTCAAAAACTTTACATTTTCCTCTCCATGCACATAACTCATATGTGGCATGGGCATAATGAATTCCTGCGGCCTACGAATCAAATTGCTATTAACAAGATAAGACCAGAACTGTCTTGAAAGCTGGAACTGTTCATTAATTTTTATTGCTTTGCCGGCATCGATGGATCCGTCAGGTTTTTCGGTTGTATAGTTGAGTTCGCATAGTGCAGCATGGCCGGTACCCGCATTATTCCATTCATTCGAGCTTTCTTCTCCCGAACTTCCGAGTTTCTCAAACACTTTGATTTCCCACTCAGGTGCCAACTCTTTCAATAATGATCCCAAAGTCGCGCTCATCACCCCGGCGCCAATTAAAATAACATCTGTTGTCGTTTGTTTGTTACTCATTTTCTCCACCCTTTACACCCTAAAGTATGAAAAAAGAATGTAGGTACTCTTGCTCGTGCCGATGCACACATCCTAAGTCAACTATAGCCTAATTCTTCAATTTTTCACAGCATTTCCTTTCATGTTTAGCTAAACACCCAACGTTGATTTCTCAAGCATGGTTCCGTTTTTCGCAAAGTTTGTGTGCCAGGAGAACGCCTTCTCTAGGAGGTGAGGCGTGTGGCCTCCCTGTTCGCATGCTTCTTTGTAATAAGCATAGAGTTGTTCCCGATACATCGGATGGGCGCAATGTTCAATAATAAGCGGCACACGTTCTGTCGGTGCTAATCCGCGCAAATCGGCATAGCCTTGTTCTGTCACGATCACATCCACATCGTGTTCGGTGTGGTCGACGTGGGAAACAAAAGGTACGATGCTTGAGACATCCCCCCTCTTTGCTATTGATTTAGTAACAAAAATCGCAAGTCGTGAATTTCGGGTGAAATCTCCTGAACCTCCGATTCCATTCATCATTTCAGTGCCGAGAATATGAGTGGAATTCACATTACCATACAGGTCGACTTCGATCGGCGTGTTAATTGAAATCAAGCCCAATCGACGAATGATTTCCGGATGATTTGAAATTTCTTGCGGCCTTAACATTAAACGATCGCGATACTTATTCATATCCGCATAGACTTCTTCAATTTTCGTTTCAGACAATGTGATGGAACAACCGGAAGCAAAGCGAATTTTGCCAGCGTCCATAAGGTCAAAGACAGCATCTTGCAAAACCTCGGAATACACTTCCAGATCTGTAAACTCCGAATCCAAAAGACCGTGCAAAACGGCGTTGGCCACCGATCCAATGCCGGATTGCAATGGCGCAAGATTATCCGGCAGACGGCCCAATTCTTTTTCTTTACGTAAAAAATCAATCAGATGGTTCGCCATAACAGCCGTTTCCTCATCAGGCGGCACAATCGTCGATGGGGAATCGGCCTGATTGGTAATAACGACGCCTTTAATTTTTTCGATGTCGACGGGAATGCCTTTGGATCCGAGACGGTCGTCAACGTGCTTCAACCCGATGGGTTCGCGGTTTCCTTGCTCGCCTGCTTCATAAATATCATGCAAGCCTTCCATTTCTGCTGGTTGGGCAAGGTTCAACTCAATAATAACCGCTTCCGCTTTTTCTACGAAAATGGAGGAATTGCCAACCGATGTCGACGGGATAATTTCGCCGTTTTCCGTGATTGATATCGCTTCCACAATCGCGAAATCAACAGGATTCAGCGCATCCTGGCGAAGAGCTTCAGCAGTGTGCGATAAATGCTGATCCACAAAAAGCATATCCCCGTGATTAATTTCCCTGCGCATTGTGCTGTCTGCCTGAAAGGGAAGACGTTTATGAACGATGCCGGCGTCAGCCATGATCCGATCAATATCGGAGCCAAGTGAGGCACCGGTATACACATTCACTTTTACGTTTTCTTGTTTGGCTTTATCGACAAGTGCAGATGGAACGGCTTTAGCGTCTCCCGCCCTTGTGAATCCGCTAAGACCCAATGTCATGCCATCATTTATCCAGGAAGCCGCTGTTTCCTCCGAAACAATGCGGTTATGCAAACGTGAATCGCGTAAAAGCTGTTCTATCTTTTGTTCCATAGAAAACCCTCACTTCAGCAATTTTCTCCTCATTATATCAACGAATTGCCAAAGACTCAGGTGCTTCTGAATGAAAAGGCTTAAATGGATGACGAACCAGCAAAAGAAGAACATAAAGCAGAAAAATTAGAAGGAAAGGATTTTACGGAAATGACTGGCGTACGTTTGGCTAACGGGAATTCTCGTTTGGTCCTTCATCATCAACAAGAAAGTTGAATGCGTGTCAGGCTGTATTTCGGTGATAAAATTGACATTGATAATATAGGAACGGTGACAGCGAATAAAGGAATCATCGGGCAAGTGAGGTTCTAGCTCATTCAAACTAAATTTATGCGTACCCGTTCCCCTTTCGGATTGAATCCATGTTTTTCGGTTCTGTGCTTCAAAAAACATAACGTCTGGATAAGGAACGGGCACCCAGCGATCGTTCATTTGAACGGTCACTAAGGACGAAAGGAGACGCAACTGCTTGCTTGGCAAAATAGCAGTAACACACCCTGCGGGTCGCCCAGCGTCAAAAATGGGGACAGACGTCCCGAAGTAGGGGGTACCAAACACTTTGCTATTTATATGATCAGATGTTTTCCGTTGAATGGAGAGAGCCTTATAAGTCACGGTATTTTCATTGATTTTATCGCCGGGCCTGATTTTTAAATCAATGTGTTTGCTTGGCTTATAATAAATAAAGTGTTGGACGTCAGACACGGCAATGGAGGTCTCTTTCGGAAATAGTTCCCTGAACGTTTCCATCATCGAAGCAACCGAAAAATCGTCCATGTAGCGACACTCCTTGTCAGCCTATGAAAAATAATGCTATCTATCTTTATTATAACATCCAAACCGGGAACAACAATCCCCACACACTCCATCAAAAACAAACATGACGCCTCGCGATCAAATTGGAGATGAGACGGACATCAAACATTTTGTTACATTTGCGAACTATATTGGCGTTCGGCAACCATTATGAGTCCGCAGAACACAAGCCTGAGGACCCATTTGGCTTCAGAGCTTCCCTTCGAGTCCGCAGATACTCTTCCTGAGGACTCTTTTCGCTTCAGTACCTCTCCCCGAGTCCGCAGATACTCTTCCTGAGGACTCTTTTCGCTTCAACACCTCTCCCCGAGTCCGCTGATACTCTTCCTGAGGACTCTTTTCGCTTCAACACCTCTCCCCGAGTCCGCTGATACTCTTCCTGAGGACTCTTTTCGCTTCAACACCTCTCCCCGAGTCCGCTGATACTCTTCTTGAGGACTCTTTTCGCTTCAACACCTCTCCCCGAGTCCGCTGATACTCTTCCTGAGGACTCTTTTGGTTTCTAAGCTTCCCTCCGAGTCCGCAAAAACACACAGAACCCATTTAAAATTAAGCATTGGTTATCATTAGAAACTTCTGATGGCGTTTGCTCTATATTTTTTCCTGAAAAAGCCAATCGTTCACGTTCCCCTACTGCCAATCCTGAAACAGACTTTTCACTTTTTGCACCATTCGTTGAACCAATTCAGATTATGGAGCAACAAAAAGACAATTTCCATTGCCTTGATCTCGGCGATTGTTTTGGCTGATAAATCGTTTGTTTCGGCTGATATATTGATGTTTTCCGCTGATATCGAAGTATTTTCGGCTGATAAACGCTACAATGTTGGCACCCAGGCTATTAAGTTGGTATATGGTTTGTCCCAGCGTAGATCCCTCCTATCGAGTGGTTCGTTCTTGATCTTTTATCCATAGCCGACAATTTCTAATCTTATTCTAATCTCTTTTGCCGATTATTTTAGTATAATAAACGTAGAGAGTGAAGCGGAGGTGAACGGTTGTGGCCAGAATATTGATCGTGGAAGACGAGAAGCGCTTGGGGCGGCTTTTAACATTGGAATTGGAGTATGAGGGATACAGCGTGGAAGTTCAACATGATGGCCAATCGGGGTTAGAGGCGACACTCGAAGGGGGCTGGGATCTCGTGATTCTCGATGTGATGCTGCCGTCATTGAGTGGCATGGAGATTCTTAGACGCTTTCGTCGGGAAGATTCGTTGACACCCGTAATGATGCTGACGGCGAGAAATGAAATTCCCGATAAAGTGAGTGGCCTTGATCTCGGTGCGAATGATTATGTATCCAAACCATTTGAAAATGAAGAACTGTTGGCAAGGATCCGCGTCCAGCTACGCGATTATAAAAAAGTGGAAAAAAAACAGACAGAAGAGATCTTACAGTTTGAAGATTTGACGGTGAACGTCCAAAGCCGGGAAGTACAAAGAGGCGATGATCAGATCACACTCACACCGCGGGAATTCGATTTGCTTCATCATTTGATCGTCAATCAGGGTCACGTCCTAAACCGCGAGCAACTTATCCAGGCGGTATGGGGGTATGATTTTATCGGTGACACAAACATTGTGGACGTCTACATCCGCTACCTGCGCAAAAAAATAGATGCCGGCGCTGAGCCGTTAATCCATACAATGAGAGGCGTCGGCTATGTAATGAAAAGGCAAAGTCGATGAAATTAAAAACAAAATTGCAAGTATCAGCGGCACTGGCATTGATTTTCTTTGTCGCTGCTACAAACATATTTGTCTATGTGGTATATGAAAATGACAGTTGGTCCTCGGAAATTACGAGAGTGACCAACCAGGCCGAGGCGATGACCGAACCTCTCAGTGAGGCCATTGAATCCGGAACGGAATTAGACGGCATCATCCAGGCCAATCTTCCCGGAAACGGCATGGTGAGGATCATTGATCAACAGGAAGATACGATTCATACCTCTACGAGAGAGCCACGTTTCTCCGAGTTCCCCGCGCACTTCACGAATACACAAGATGCCCGCACATGGGTCAATGAAGATGGAGAGCGGTTTGTTTTCATTTATAAACCGATCATTTGGGAAGATGGGAGCATCGTCACATTGGAGGTTTCGGAACGCTTACAGGGCATGGAAGCCAATATGGAAGTGCTCCGCTATATTCTCGTAGCGGCATCATTCATTGTCCTCATCCCCGCAGTCCTTGGAGGTTGGGTGTTAGGCACCATCATTTTGCGTCCGATTAATCGCTTAATAGCGACGATGAAGAACATACAGGAAAAAGGAAATTTAAAACCGATTAAAAGCAAACGCCGTTCCCGGGACGAACTTCAGCAGCTAATCGAGGCATTTAACGACATGGTGGAACGTTTGGAACGTGAATTTGAAAAACAAGATCAATTTGTATCTGATGCCTCCCATGAATTACGCACACCGTTAACCGTGATCGACGGATATGCCACCATGTTGAAACGCTGGGGGAAAACAAAACCGGAAGTGTTGGATGAAGGGATTGATGCAATTACGGAAGAAGGGGCGCGGATGAAACATTTGGCCGAACAGTTGCTCCTGCTCGTCAAAGATGGCGAATACCTGCAACTGGCACCCGAGCATTTTCAGCTCGATGCGGTTGTCCGGAAAGCGGTGCGAGCAATGGAAACCGCTACGCAGCGCCAGATTTATTTTCAAGTCACTTCAGAGATGGATGCGCTCCATGTCTATGCCGATATGGAAAAAGTAAAGCAAGTGCTTTACATCATTCTCGATAACGCTCTTAAATACAGCGACAAGCATATTGACGTTTCCGTTTGGCAAGAGAACCGCATGGCCTATGTATCCATCACCGATTACGGTAATGGTATTTCCGAAGTGGACCAGGAACGTATTTTTGATCGCTTTTACAGAATCAACAAAGCACGATCGCGCGAAGACGGTGGCACGGGGCTAGGGTTATCCATTGCTGCCAAATTAATGGAAGCACAAGGCGGACGAATCACATTAGACAGCAACGTCGGCGCGTATACGACATTTACCATCGAAATGCCGGTTGAAGATGCCGGGGAGGTGTATGCATGAAAAAAATGCTATTTATAAGCACCGGCATTGTTATATTTTTGTTGACAGCAGTTGCCGTGACGCAGCTGAATGCCGGTACAGGCAGCGCGCAACTATCAGAGGATGAAATTCGGGAGAAAGTCGGGAACGAATACCCGGGAGACGTAGTAAATGCAGAGTCCACACAGCATAACGGCCAACCCGCGTATGAAGTAGAACTTGCAAACGACCAAGGGATCTATAACCTTCTGGTCGACGCTGCTGAAGGAGAGGTGATGAACCTGGAGATCATTGAAGCTCGAACGGAGAGCGACGGAGAAAGCGAAGAGGAAACGAATGGCGAGGAAGAAGAAACAGCGGGCGATGAACCTCCGGTCACTGCTGCAGAAGCCGTGCAAATCGCTGCGAATGAAGTAGATGGGGTCATTGAAGAAATGGAGCTCGAGATAGATGATGAAAGCACCTATTATGAAATTGAAATCGAATCAAGCAGCGGAGACATCGATATAGATATTGATGCGTATACCGGAGAGATACTCGTTTTTTCGTATGATGATTAGGGGAACGTCTCCAGCCTCATACGTTATAATTTCTACGAAAAGCCTGTTTTGAACCCTAAAAAGGGCTTTCGCAATGTCGCGAAAGCCTTTTTCAATCGTGTTACTCGTCTTCAATCTCCAATTCCTTGCCGTCCAAAAATTCGATTTCAATTTCCAGTTCATTGTAATCCGAATCTAAGTCAAACGCTTCAAGCGCAGCTTGCTTCACTTCCTCCTCATTTGAGTTTTCGTCAATGCCCACGTTTGGCAGGATATCGGAAAGCTCGTTCAGCGCCTCGTCTCCGCTGATTTCAGTTTCCTTGTCCCCGCGCTCATCCTCAATTTCCGCTTCCGGATCGCCGCCTTCATATTCGTAATCTGCTTCATATTCCCGATCCCCGTACTCTACGTCCAACTCAAACTCCTTATATGGAAGCGATTCGAACCAGTCATTTTCGCCATCTGTCTGCACGGTTGTTTCTTCCTCTTGGACCGACGTTTCACCACTGTCTTTCGGTGCTTGCCCATCATCCCCCGCACTAGCATTAAACTGGGAAAATCCGACGGCCGACAAAGAGATTGCAGCTACACACCCTGTGGCAATCATAAATTTTTTCATGTCATGTTTCCTCCTTTATTTGGTATACATTCACTGTACACCTCCCCGATGAACCTTCTCTGAATGTAACATTAAAAATTGATTAGAAAATAAAACGGTGCACCACTCTCGAAAGTGATACACCGCTTTCGCTGTTTTATTCGTTTCGTCCAAACGCGTCGCCTGCCAGTTGCATGATCGTCATGTCATCCATCGGTGGGTTATGCAGACCGGCGCGCACATCGCGGTAATACCGGCCGAGCGGCGTGTCGGGTTGCAAACTTTTCGCCCCGGCAACGCGCATGGCAAGGTCCACGATATCGACCGCGTCGTTGACGACCACGTGTTTGGCCGCGCCCAGTTCCGTTTTCATCTGCTGGCGGGTTTCCTGATCGCCTCGGTCCCATTTACCTGCGACCGAATAGAGGAAGTGGCGGCTTCTTTGCCGCATCAGCTCCGCTTCGCCGATTTTCTGCTTAATGTTTGGAAGATCAGCAATTGTTCCTTCGATGCTGTTGGGCGAATAGTGATTGGCATAATTGGCACTGTAATCAAGGGCCGCCTCCGCGATGCCGAGGTAGCAAGCCGGGATGTGCAAAAGCCATCCGGCTGCTTCTTTTTGCGGAGTGAGTGCTTGCACATAATCTGCATCCTTCAATTCTACATTTTCCAGCACGAGATCATCACTTCCGCTCGCACGCATGCCGAGGGCGTCCCACGTATGGTCGATGGATACTCCCGGCAAACTGCGATGCACCAAGAAGTTCCCGACTTCGTCCCTGCCTTCAATACCGGCGCTTACGATAAAATAATCAAGGGTTGGCGCAAGCGTGGTAAAGGTTTTGCGGCCGCTGATTATCCAGCCGTTCTTCGTTTTTGTTGCTGTTGTTTCCGGACGTCCGCCGCGAGTCGGGCTTCCCGTCGCCGGTTCACTGGCAGCCCCATTGAGCAAAGCGCCGTTCTCCACAATATCGCGGGCGACGGCCGCGTAGGTTTTTTCATCCCATGTCTCGTTTTCCCCGATTTGCATCGCGAGGCCCATATGCCAGCCGATCGATAGCGCGGTGGAACCATCGGCTTTGGCGATGGTTTCCTGCAACTCCAGCATCTCCGACAGGCTGATGCCCTGGCCGCCATATTTTTTTGGCACCGTAAGACCCGGATAGTTTGCTTCCCGCAACGCTTTAAAATTTTCATGGGGGAACGTCCCCGCGCGATCATGCTCGGCAGCTCTTTCTTTAAATGCAGGCGTAATTTTTTCCAATATTTCCAGTCGTTCTTGTTGCGTCTGGCATGTTGCTAAATTCATGGTTATCCCTCACCTTTTCAAGCATCTCCCTTAATTATACTAAAACGATCGGGATTATGCATAAGCGACAAATCATCATCCTTTGTGTTTTGGCTGATAAACCCGTCGTTTCCGTTGATATCATGCCGACGTCCCACACGCAAAAAAGCCCCGAGTTCTATTGACCCGAGGCTATCTTGATGGATTTAATCGTGAAAGTCGAGTCCCGAGTGCACTTCTTTTACATAGCCGGTTCGCACGACATAATCCCCAAAATGTTCACCTTCGTCCCGTTCTTTCGCGTATTCGGAAATGATCGGGCGTAATTCTTCCAGAATTTGCGCTTCACCGATATTTTCCCGGTAAAGTTTATTCAGCCGGTCCCCGGCAAAGCCTGCACCTAAATATAAGTTATATTTTCCTGGGGCCTTGCCGATAAA belongs to Salicibibacter cibi and includes:
- a CDS encoding acyl-CoA dehydrogenase family protein gives rise to the protein MNLATCQTQQERLEILEKITPAFKERAAEHDRAGTFPHENFKALREANYPGLTVPKKYGGQGISLSEMLELQETIAKADGSTALSIGWHMGLAMQIGENETWDEKTYAAVARDIVENGALLNGAASEPATGSPTRGGRPETTATKTKNGWIISGRKTFTTLAPTLDYFIVSAGIEGRDEVGNFLVHRSLPGVSIDHTWDALGMRASGSDDLVLENVELKDADYVQALTPQKEAAGWLLHIPACYLGIAEAALDYSANYANHYSPNSIEGTIADLPNIKQKIGEAELMRQRSRHFLYSVAGKWDRGDQETRQQMKTELGAAKHVVVNDAVDIVDLAMRVAGAKSLQPDTPLGRYYRDVRAGLHNPPMDDMTIMQLAGDAFGRNE
- a CDS encoding YusW family protein, with protein sequence MKKFMIATGCVAAISLSAVGFSQFNASAGDDGQAPKDSGETSVQEEETTVQTDGENDWFESLPYKEFELDVEYGDREYEADYEYEGGDPEAEIEDERGDKETEISGDEALNELSDILPNVGIDENSNEEEVKQAALEAFDLDSDYNELEIEIEFLDGKELEIEDE
- a CDS encoding HAMP domain-containing sensor histidine kinase; this translates as MKLKTKLQVSAALALIFFVAATNIFVYVVYENDSWSSEITRVTNQAEAMTEPLSEAIESGTELDGIIQANLPGNGMVRIIDQQEDTIHTSTREPRFSEFPAHFTNTQDARTWVNEDGERFVFIYKPIIWEDGSIVTLEVSERLQGMEANMEVLRYILVAASFIVLIPAVLGGWVLGTIILRPINRLIATMKNIQEKGNLKPIKSKRRSRDELQQLIEAFNDMVERLEREFEKQDQFVSDASHELRTPLTVIDGYATMLKRWGKTKPEVLDEGIDAITEEGARMKHLAEQLLLLVKDGEYLQLAPEHFQLDAVVRKAVRAMETATQRQIYFQVTSEMDALHVYADMEKVKQVLYIILDNALKYSDKHIDVSVWQENRMAYVSITDYGNGISEVDQERIFDRFYRINKARSREDGGTGLGLSIAAKLMEAQGGRITLDSNVGAYTTFTIEMPVEDAGEVYA
- a CDS encoding PepSY domain-containing protein; this translates as MKKMLFISTGIVIFLLTAVAVTQLNAGTGSAQLSEDEIREKVGNEYPGDVVNAESTQHNGQPAYEVELANDQGIYNLLVDAAEGEVMNLEIIEARTESDGESEEETNGEEEETAGDEPPVTAAEAVQIAANEVDGVIEEMELEIDDESTYYEIEIESSSGDIDIDIDAYTGEILVFSYDD
- a CDS encoding response regulator transcription factor is translated as MARILIVEDEKRLGRLLTLELEYEGYSVEVQHDGQSGLEATLEGGWDLVILDVMLPSLSGMEILRRFRREDSLTPVMMLTARNEIPDKVSGLDLGANDYVSKPFENEELLARIRVQLRDYKKVEKKQTEEILQFEDLTVNVQSREVQRGDDQITLTPREFDLLHHLIVNQGHVLNREQLIQAVWGYDFIGDTNIVDVYIRYLRKKIDAGAEPLIHTMRGVGYVMKRQSR
- a CDS encoding LytTR family DNA-binding domain-containing protein; this encodes MDDFSVASMMETFRELFPKETSIAVSDVQHFIYYKPSKHIDLKIRPGDKINENTVTYKALSIQRKTSDHINSKVFGTPYFGTSVPIFDAGRPAGCVTAILPSKQLRLLSSLVTVQMNDRWVPVPYPDVMFFEAQNRKTWIQSERGTGTHKFSLNELEPHLPDDSFIRCHRSYIINVNFITEIQPDTHSTFLLMMKDQTRIPVSQTYASHFRKILSF